From a region of the Hevea brasiliensis isolate MT/VB/25A 57/8 unplaced genomic scaffold, ASM3005281v1 Scaf5, whole genome shotgun sequence genome:
- the LOC110648778 gene encoding uncharacterized protein LOC110648778 isoform X3 — translation MHLSYCLTKPNSIAHSRFSLSPYITQPRFPFSHITPTNKLTSSVKIPLNLIPRCSQQDSTSVPIIIHANQFSTDKFIRNNQTQETQQEPQKNFWGAVSLVIGTAVGPGMLGLPAATIRSGSCPSIVAIFLCWVYVISSIILVAELSFAAMQEDGVSEVIDTANRVFCLLMLLSITALVGIGLSVARTNVLGSLAKSSWSISSILPAIPVTVLTLGFHVITPFICKIAGNTVSEARKAVLIGGVVPLIMVLSWNLIVLGLSGANTAASSNDPISLLLSVNPSALSAVQGFAFSALATSLIGYAVSFPKQLLDTLDLVFMKINSAEQFSSQSQMLLNGDGTGRVGLVIFSGRHYSGNSGRALFDGSKHFAASEDKLKLPSRIAKSNSFHQTFVTMLVLSVPILIGSFFRSTFSKALDFAGVYANCFLFGILPPVMAYVQQSRKKLRSSFQTLRLFPAIHFIRAPLASETSRAKLQMRRTHEMHINSYETNHKQKYANAIEAYAWLQEYQARKLKLRNFCIIKK, via the exons ATGCATCTTTCCTACTGTTTAACCAAACCCAATTCAATTGCACATTCAAGATTCAGTCTTTCACCCTACATCACCCAACCCAGATTCCCCTTTTCTCACATTACACCTACCAACAAGCTCACTTCCTCTGTCAAAATCCCCCTCAATCTTATTCCAAGGTGCTCTCAACAAGATTCTACTTCAGTTCCCATTATTATTCATGCTAATCAATTCAGCACTGACAAATTTATCagaaacaatcaaactcaagaaACCCAACAAGAACCTCAAAAGAACTTCTGGGGTGCTGTAAGTTTGGTTATTGGAACTGCAGTTGGGCCTGGAATGCTGGGTTTGCCTGCTGCAACTATTAGATCGGGCTCATGTCCATCAATTGTTGCTATTTTTCTTTGCTGGGTTTATGTAATCTCTTCCATTATTCTTGTTGCTGAGCTCAGCTTCGCTGCTATGCAGGAAGATGGGGTTTCAGAG GTCATTGATACTGCAAACCGGGTTTTCTGCTTGCTCATGCTTTTATCCATAACTGCGCTAGTTGGTATTGGTCTTTCTGTGGCTAGAACAAATGTATTGGGCTCCCTTGCTAAATCCTCATGGAGTATTTCATCAATCTTGCCTGCTATACCTGTTACTGTGCTCACATTGGGATTCCACGTTATCACCCCTTTTATTTGTAAGATTGCTGGGAACACTGTATCTGAGGCTAGAAAAGCAGTGTTGATTGGTGGGGTTGTTCCATTGATCATGGTTTTATCATGGAATTTGATTGTTTTGGGGCTTTCTGGGGCTAATACTGCTGCCTCCTCCAATGACCCTATCTCCCTCTTGCTTTCTGTCAATCCTTCTGCTTTATCTGCTGTCCAGGGATTTGCATTTTCTGCTCTGGCAACTAGCTTGATAGGCTATGCTGTTAGCTTTCCGAAACAGCTTCTTGATACCCTGGATTTGGTATTTATGAAAATCAATTCTGCAGAACAATTTAGCTCTCAATCTCAAATGCTTTTGAATGGGGATGGGACTGGAAGAGTTGGATTAGTAATTTTTTCTGGTCGACATTATAGTGGAAATTCAGGGAGAGCTTTATTTGATGGATCAAAGCATTTTGCTGCCTCAGAAGATAAACTTAAACTGCCATCTAGGATAGCCAagtctaattcatttcatcaaacgtTTGTAACAATGCTGGTTCTCAGTGTTCCTATTCTCATAGGATCTTTCTTTCGCTCAACCTTTTCAAAAGCCCTTGATTTTGCAGGAGTTTATGCAAATTGTTTCCTGTTTGGCATACTTCCTCCTGTAATGGCATATGTACAACAATCCAGGAAAAAGCTCAG ATCTAGTTTCCAAACCCTACGATTATTCCCTGCAATTCATTTTATCCGTGCTCCTCTGGCTTCAGAAACAAGTCGTGCGAAATTGCAAATGAGAAGAACGCATGAAATGCATATCAACAGCTATGAAACAAACCATAAACAGAAATATGCAAATGCAATTGAAGCTTATGCATGGCTGCAAGAATACCAGGCCAGGAAACTAAAACTGAGAAATTTTTgtataataaagaaataa
- the LOC110648778 gene encoding uncharacterized protein LOC110648778 isoform X1: MHLSYCLTKPNSIAHSRFSLSPYITQPRFPFSHITPTNKLTSSVKIPLNLIPRCSQQDSTSVPIIIHANQFSTDKFIRNNQTQETQQEPQKNFWGAVSLVIGTAVGPGMLGLPAATIRSGSCPSIVAIFLCWVYVISSIILVAELSFAAMQEDGVSEVSFTALATKALGSHFGAFVAVVYASLSFSLLVACVSGIGAIVSQWFPCMNFLLAYALFPLAVGIVITFFPFKVIDTANRVFCLLMLLSITALVGIGLSVARTNVLGSLAKSSWSISSILPAIPVTVLTLGFHVITPFICKIAGNTVSEARKAVLIGGVVPLIMVLSWNLIVLGLSGANTAASSNDPISLLLSVNPSALSAVQGFAFSALATSLIGYAVSFPKQLLDTLDLVFMKINSAEQFSSQSQMLLNGDGTGRVGLVIFSGRHYSGNSGRALFDGSKHFAASEDKLKLPSRIAKSNSFHQTFVTMLVLSVPILIGSFFRSTFSKALDFAGVYANCFLFGILPPVMAYVQQSRKKLRSSFQTLRLFPAIHFIRAPLASETSRAKLQMRRTHEMHINSYETNHKQKYANAIEAYAWLQEYQARKLKLRNFCIIKK; the protein is encoded by the exons ATGCATCTTTCCTACTGTTTAACCAAACCCAATTCAATTGCACATTCAAGATTCAGTCTTTCACCCTACATCACCCAACCCAGATTCCCCTTTTCTCACATTACACCTACCAACAAGCTCACTTCCTCTGTCAAAATCCCCCTCAATCTTATTCCAAGGTGCTCTCAACAAGATTCTACTTCAGTTCCCATTATTATTCATGCTAATCAATTCAGCACTGACAAATTTATCagaaacaatcaaactcaagaaACCCAACAAGAACCTCAAAAGAACTTCTGGGGTGCTGTAAGTTTGGTTATTGGAACTGCAGTTGGGCCTGGAATGCTGGGTTTGCCTGCTGCAACTATTAGATCGGGCTCATGTCCATCAATTGTTGCTATTTTTCTTTGCTGGGTTTATGTAATCTCTTCCATTATTCTTGTTGCTGAGCTCAGCTTCGCTGCTATGCAGGAAGATGGGGTTTCAGAGGTGAGCTTTACTGCCCTTGCAACTAAAGCATTAGGGAGTCATTTTGGTGCTTTTGTGGCTGTGGTTTACGCCAGCTTGAGTTTTTCTTTGTTAGTAGCCTGTGTTTCAGGTATTGGTGCAATAGTATCTCAGTGGTTTCCATGTATGAATTTTTTATTGGCTTATGCATTGTTTCCACTTGCTGTTGGGATTGTGATTACATTCTTTCCATTCAAGGTCATTGATACTGCAAACCGGGTTTTCTGCTTGCTCATGCTTTTATCCATAACTGCGCTAGTTGGTATTGGTCTTTCTGTGGCTAGAACAAATGTATTGGGCTCCCTTGCTAAATCCTCATGGAGTATTTCATCAATCTTGCCTGCTATACCTGTTACTGTGCTCACATTGGGATTCCACGTTATCACCCCTTTTATTTGTAAGATTGCTGGGAACACTGTATCTGAGGCTAGAAAAGCAGTGTTGATTGGTGGGGTTGTTCCATTGATCATGGTTTTATCATGGAATTTGATTGTTTTGGGGCTTTCTGGGGCTAATACTGCTGCCTCCTCCAATGACCCTATCTCCCTCTTGCTTTCTGTCAATCCTTCTGCTTTATCTGCTGTCCAGGGATTTGCATTTTCTGCTCTGGCAACTAGCTTGATAGGCTATGCTGTTAGCTTTCCGAAACAGCTTCTTGATACCCTGGATTTGGTATTTATGAAAATCAATTCTGCAGAACAATTTAGCTCTCAATCTCAAATGCTTTTGAATGGGGATGGGACTGGAAGAGTTGGATTAGTAATTTTTTCTGGTCGACATTATAGTGGAAATTCAGGGAGAGCTTTATTTGATGGATCAAAGCATTTTGCTGCCTCAGAAGATAAACTTAAACTGCCATCTAGGATAGCCAagtctaattcatttcatcaaacgtTTGTAACAATGCTGGTTCTCAGTGTTCCTATTCTCATAGGATCTTTCTTTCGCTCAACCTTTTCAAAAGCCCTTGATTTTGCAGGAGTTTATGCAAATTGTTTCCTGTTTGGCATACTTCCTCCTGTAATGGCATATGTACAACAATCCAGGAAAAAGCTCAG ATCTAGTTTCCAAACCCTACGATTATTCCCTGCAATTCATTTTATCCGTGCTCCTCTGGCTTCAGAAACAAGTCGTGCGAAATTGCAAATGAGAAGAACGCATGAAATGCATATCAACAGCTATGAAACAAACCATAAACAGAAATATGCAAATGCAATTGAAGCTTATGCATGGCTGCAAGAATACCAGGCCAGGAAACTAAAACTGAGAAATTTTTgtataataaagaaataa
- the LOC110648778 gene encoding uncharacterized protein LOC110648778 isoform X2, translated as MHLSYCLTKPNSIAHSRFSLSPYITQPRFPFSHITPTNKLTSSVKIPLNLIPRCSQQDSTSVPIIIHANQFSTDKFIRNNQTQETQQEPQKNFWGAVSLVIGTAVGPGMLGLPAATIRSGSCPSIVAIFLCWVYVISSIILVAELSFAAMQEDGVSEVSFTALATKALGSHFGAFVAVVYASLSFSLLVACVSGIGAIVSQWFPCMNFLLAYALFPLAVGIVITFFPFKVIDTANRVFCLLMLLSITALVGIGLSVARTNVLGSLAKSSWSISSILPAIPVTVLTLGFHVITPFICKIAGNTVSEARKAVLIGGVVPLIMVLSWNLIVLGLSGANTAASSNDPISLLLSVNPSALSAVQGFAFSALATSLIGYAVSFPKQLLDTLDLVFMKINSAEQFSSQSQMLLNGDGTGRVGLVIFSGRHYSGNSGRALFDGSKHFAASEDKLKLPSRIAKSNSFHQTFVTMLVLSVPILIGSFFRSTFSKALDFAGVYANCFLFGILPPVMAYVQQSRKKLRSSILPGGDTTLLLLFVIAVTLGIWH; from the exons ATGCATCTTTCCTACTGTTTAACCAAACCCAATTCAATTGCACATTCAAGATTCAGTCTTTCACCCTACATCACCCAACCCAGATTCCCCTTTTCTCACATTACACCTACCAACAAGCTCACTTCCTCTGTCAAAATCCCCCTCAATCTTATTCCAAGGTGCTCTCAACAAGATTCTACTTCAGTTCCCATTATTATTCATGCTAATCAATTCAGCACTGACAAATTTATCagaaacaatcaaactcaagaaACCCAACAAGAACCTCAAAAGAACTTCTGGGGTGCTGTAAGTTTGGTTATTGGAACTGCAGTTGGGCCTGGAATGCTGGGTTTGCCTGCTGCAACTATTAGATCGGGCTCATGTCCATCAATTGTTGCTATTTTTCTTTGCTGGGTTTATGTAATCTCTTCCATTATTCTTGTTGCTGAGCTCAGCTTCGCTGCTATGCAGGAAGATGGGGTTTCAGAGGTGAGCTTTACTGCCCTTGCAACTAAAGCATTAGGGAGTCATTTTGGTGCTTTTGTGGCTGTGGTTTACGCCAGCTTGAGTTTTTCTTTGTTAGTAGCCTGTGTTTCAGGTATTGGTGCAATAGTATCTCAGTGGTTTCCATGTATGAATTTTTTATTGGCTTATGCATTGTTTCCACTTGCTGTTGGGATTGTGATTACATTCTTTCCATTCAAGGTCATTGATACTGCAAACCGGGTTTTCTGCTTGCTCATGCTTTTATCCATAACTGCGCTAGTTGGTATTGGTCTTTCTGTGGCTAGAACAAATGTATTGGGCTCCCTTGCTAAATCCTCATGGAGTATTTCATCAATCTTGCCTGCTATACCTGTTACTGTGCTCACATTGGGATTCCACGTTATCACCCCTTTTATTTGTAAGATTGCTGGGAACACTGTATCTGAGGCTAGAAAAGCAGTGTTGATTGGTGGGGTTGTTCCATTGATCATGGTTTTATCATGGAATTTGATTGTTTTGGGGCTTTCTGGGGCTAATACTGCTGCCTCCTCCAATGACCCTATCTCCCTCTTGCTTTCTGTCAATCCTTCTGCTTTATCTGCTGTCCAGGGATTTGCATTTTCTGCTCTGGCAACTAGCTTGATAGGCTATGCTGTTAGCTTTCCGAAACAGCTTCTTGATACCCTGGATTTGGTATTTATGAAAATCAATTCTGCAGAACAATTTAGCTCTCAATCTCAAATGCTTTTGAATGGGGATGGGACTGGAAGAGTTGGATTAGTAATTTTTTCTGGTCGACATTATAGTGGAAATTCAGGGAGAGCTTTATTTGATGGATCAAAGCATTTTGCTGCCTCAGAAGATAAACTTAAACTGCCATCTAGGATAGCCAagtctaattcatttcatcaaacgtTTGTAACAATGCTGGTTCTCAGTGTTCCTATTCTCATAGGATCTTTCTTTCGCTCAACCTTTTCAAAAGCCCTTGATTTTGCAGGAGTTTATGCAAATTGTTTCCTGTTTGGCATACTTCCTCCTGTAATGGCATATGTACAACAATCCAGGAAAAAGCTCAG GTCATCCATTCTGCCAGGAGGAGATACCACACTTCTGCTACTTTTTGTCATAGCTGTTACTTTGGGGATTTGGCATTAG
- the LOC110648779 gene encoding pentatricopeptide repeat-containing protein At1g09220, mitochondrial — MKGLSFLHLTTATNSLFPNSQRVFSTIKLLQQEEKAKHLLSLLLKNPTIHHTTQQIHSQLLTTGLLNHSMLLFNTLLRCYSLSDFPQLSFLLYHQLQQAYFHSPSLSPPSFDSFAYTFLVNASTNLSCLGIGRQFQSLILKVGFQFHVYVQTALVNLYSASGVLGDALLAFDEMPHRNAVTWNVMITGLVKWGEIEFACALFDEMPEKNVVSWTGIIDGYVRMNRYSEGLALFRRMVVAEDIKPSEITVLAILPAISNMGELKNCRLIHGYGEKKGFNASDIRVTNSIIDTYAKCGCITSALRFFEEISVERKNLVSWTSIISGLAMYGMGKEAVESFEGMEKTGLKPNRVTFLSVLNACSHGGLVEEGLKFFQKMVNEYCIAPDIKHYGCLVDMMGRTGRLEEAEKLALGIPSEIVNVVIWRTLLGACSFHGNIEMGERVTRKIMEIERGYGGDYVLMYNIFACVGRFEDAERLRRLMDERNALKVPGHSLV, encoded by the coding sequence ATGAAAGGACTTAGCTTTCTCCACTTGACAACAGCAACTAACTCTCTGTTTCCAAATTCTCAGAGGGTGTTTTCCACGATTAAACTACTACAACAAGAAGAAAAAGCAAAACACTTGCTCTCTCTATTACTCAAAAACCCAACAATTCACCACACCACCCAACAAATCCACTCTCAGTTACTCACCACGGGCTTACTTAACCACTCAATGCTTCTCTTCAACACTTTGCTCAGATGCTATTCTCTCAGTGATTTCCCTCAGTTATCTTTCCTTCTCTACCACCAACTCCAACAAGCCTACTTCCACTCCCCTTCTTTATCACCCCCTTCATTTGATAGCTTTGCCTATACATTCCTTGTAAATGCAAGCACCAATCTTTCTTGTCTGGGTATAGGAAGACAGTTTCAGAGTCTTATACTTAAAGTGGGTTTTCAGTTTCATGTTTATGTACAAACTGCACTCGTTAATTTGTACTCTGCTAGTGGGGTTTTAGGTGATGCTCTGCTTGCGTTCGATGAAATGCCTCATAGGAATGCAGTTACGTGGAATGTGATGATTACTGGGTTGGTTAAGTGGGGTGAGATTGAATTTGCTTGTGCTCTTTTTGATGAGATGCCGGAGAAAAATGTTGTATCGTGGACTGGGATTATTGATGGGTATGTAAGGATGAATAGGTACAGTGAAGGTTTAGCTTTGTTTCGAAGAATGGTTGTCGCTGAGGATATCAAACCAAGTGAGATAACTGTTCTTGCAATTCTACCAGCCATTTCAAACATGGGAGAATTGAAAAATTGTCGATTGATCCATGGTTATGGAGAAAAAAAGGGATTTAATGCGTCTGATATACGTGTCACTAATTCGATTATAGATACTTATGCAAAATGTGGTTGCATAACGAGTGCGTTGAGATTTTTTGAGGAGATTTCTGTAGAGAGGAAAAACTTGGTATCATGGACGTCAATCATTTCTGGGCTTGCAATGTATGGGATGGGAAAGGAAGCAGTGGAAAGTTTCGAGGGGATGGAGAAAACAGGTTTGAAGCCTAATCGAGTGACGTTCTTGAGTGTTTTGAATGCCTGTAGTCATGGAGGATTGGTTGAAGAGGGGCTCAAGTTTTTCCAAAAGATGGTGAATGAGTATTGCATTGCGCCTGATATTAAGCATTACGGGTGTTTAGTAGACATGATGGGCAGGACAGGCAGGTTAGAAGAAGCAGAGAAATTGGCTTTGGGAATTCCTAGTGAAATTGTTAATGTTGTGATCTGGAGGACTCTTTTAGGTGCATGTAGCTTTCATGGTAATATCGAGATGGGTGAGAGGGTGACGAGGAAGATAATGGAGATTGAGAGAGGATATGGAGGAGATTATGTCCTCATGTATAACATATTTGCTTGTGTTGGGAGGTTCGAGGATGCTGAAAGGTTGAGAAGATTGATGGATGAGAGAAATGCCTTAAAAGTTCCTGGACATAGTTTGGTCTGA
- the LOC110648772 gene encoding NAC domain-containing protein 87 — protein sequence MLMEGAVVVNKGEDLIDLPPGFRFHPTDEEIITHYLTQKVMNSCFSACAIGEVDLNKCEPWDLPNKAKMGEKEWYFFCQRDRKYPTGMRTNRATEAGYWKATGKDKEIYKGKNCLVGMKKTLVFYRGRAPKGEKTNWVMHEYRLEGKFSYYNLPKASKDEWVVCRVFHKSTGIKKTSIQDLLRVNSFGDEFLDYSSLPPLMDPPQSSRPGSLSFNDEDDKFKAMTSTSFDGNYSPHLSTTMVNNNQNYLHQHQLPNSSYQTPSSIFYTQIPASNPLFTFQTNPNMSSYFPNSSFGANDQILLRALAANSETSVQQEKHCKVEQFSSNQSVATLSQDTGLSTDVNNTAEISSVVSKQEMGSNKVYDGLEGPSSVGPIGDLESLWDY from the exons ATGTTAATGGAAGGTGCTGTTGTGGTGAACAAAGGAGAAGATCTTATCGATCTACCTCCTGGTTTTCGGTTCCATCCCACTGATGAAGAGATCATAACTCATTATCTTACACAGAAGGTGATGAATAGCTGTTTCAGTGCATGTGCTATTGGTGAAGTTGATCTTAATAAGTGTGAACCGTGGGATTTGCCCA ATAAAGCAAAGATGGGAGAGAAAGAATGGTACTTCTTTTGCCAGAGAGATCGGAAGTATCCAACTGGTATGAGAACTAATCGAGCTACAGAGGCCGGCTATTGGAAGGCGACCGGAAAAGATAAGGAGATTTACAAGGGAAAAAACTGCCTTGTTGGGATGAAAAAGACCCTTGTTTTCTACAGAGGAAGAGCTCCTAAAGGAGAGAAAACCAATTGGGTCATGCATGAATATAGACTTGAAGGCAAATTCTCTTACTACAACCTTCCTAAAGCTTCAAAG GATGAATGGGTTGTGTGTAGGGTTTTCCACAAGAGCACAGGGATTAAGAAAACTTCAATTCAAGACCTCTTAAGGGTGAACTCTTTTGGCGATGAATTCTTGGATTATTCATCACTCCCACCTCTCATGGATCCTCCTCAGTCTAGCAGGCCTGGCTCCCTCAGCTTCAACGATGAAGACGATAAATTCAAGGCAATGACATCGACATCATTTGATGGAAATTACTCTCCCCACTTGTCCACAACCATGGTTAACAATAATCAAAACTATCTTCATCAGCATCAGCTTCCAAATTCCAGCTACCAAACACCAAGTTCCATTTTTTACACTCAAATCCCAGCCTCAAACCCTCTTTTCACCTTCCAGACCAATCCAAATATGTCTAGCTACTTCCCAAACTCTAGCTTTGGTGCTAATGACCAAATCCTTTTAAGAGCACTGGCTGCAAATTCTGAAACATCTGTGCAGCAAGAGAAACACTGCAAGGTTGAACAATTTTCATCTAACCAATCTGTGGCCACCCTCTCACAAGACACTGGTCTGAGCACTGACGTGAACAACACCGCCGAGATATCATCGGTGGTGTCGAAGCAAGAAATGGGAAGCAACAAGGTGTACGATGGTCTTGAAGGTCCATCATCAGTTGGCCCCATTGGAGATTTGGAGAGCTTGTGGGATTACTAA